One Nicotiana tomentosiformis unplaced genomic scaffold, ASM39032v3 Un00181, whole genome shotgun sequence genomic window, tgttgtagaactttcaaggcaatattgtgttgatgatggtggttcatgccacttaggtttcaaggatgaaaggtaggaacatgggcaatcatttcctggagatggtaatggtaatttttctattggcaggaagaattggaacatgaaatttatggatgctacctctgctgctcaagcagcggctgagtttgcagaatattcaagcctagttgccagagctgttgtagaactttcaaggcaatattgtgttgatgatggtggttcatgccacttaggtttctaggatgaaaggttggaaaattggcaatcatttcctggagatggtaatggtaatttttctgttggcaggcagaattggaacatgaaatttatggatgctacctctgctcctcaagcagcggctgagttggcagaatatgcaagcctagatgccagagctgttgtagaactttcaaggcaatattgtgttgatgatggtggttcatgccacttaggtttcaaggatgaaaggttggaacatgggcaatcatttcctggagatggtaatggtaattattctattggcaggcagaattggaacatgaaatttatggatgctacctctgctgctcaagcagtggctgagtttgcagaatatgcaagcctagatgccagagctgttgtagaactttcaaggcaatattgtgttgatgatggtggttcatgctacttcggtttcaaggatgaaaggttggaacatgggcaatcattttctggagatggtaatggtaatttttctgttggcaggcagaattggaacatgaaatttatggatgctacctctgctactcaagcagcggctgagtttgcagaatatgcaagcctagctgccagagctgttgtagaactttaaaggcaatattgtgttgatggtggtggttcatgccacttaggtttcaatgatgaatggtttgaacatgggcaatcatttcctagagatagtaatggtaattttctgttggcaggcagaattggaacatgaaatttatggatgctacctctgctgctcaagcagcggctgagtttgcagaatatgcaagcctagattccagagctgttgtagaactttcaaggcaatatttttttgatgatggtggttcatgccacttaggtttcaaggatgaaaggtttgaacatgggcaatcatttcctagatatagtaatggtaatttttctgttggcaggcagaattggaacatgaaatttaaggatgctacctctgctgctcaagcagcggctgagtttgtagaacatgcaagcccagctgccagagttgttgtagaactttcaaggcaatattgtgttgatgatggttgttcatgccacttaggtttcaaggatgaaaggttggaacataggcaatcatttcctagagatggtaatggtaatttttctattggcaggcgaaattggaacatgaaatttatggatgctacctctgctgctcaagcagtggctgagtttgcagaatatgcaagcctagatgccagagttaTTAtagtggttcatggcacttaggtttcaaggatgaaaggttggaacatgggcaatcatttcctggagatagtaatggtaatttttctgttggcaggcagaattggaacatgaaatttatggatgctacctctgctgctcaagcagcggctaagtttgcagaacatgcaagcctagctgccagaggtgttgtagaactttagaggcaatattgtgatgatggtggtggttcatgccacttaggtttcaaggatgaaaggtttgaacatgggcaatcatttcctagagatagtaatggtaatttttctgttggcaggcagaattggaacatgaaatttatggatgctacctctgctgctcaagcagcggctgagtttgcagaatatgcaagcctagattccagagctgttgtagaactttcaaggcaatatttttttgatgatggtggttcatgccacttaggtttaaaggatgaaaggtttgaacatgggcaatcatttcctagatatagtaatggtaatttttctgttggcaggcagaattggaacatgaaatttaaggatgctacctctgctgctcaagtagcggctgagtttgtagaacatgcaagcccagctgccagagttgttgtagaactttaaaggcaatattgtgttgatgatggttgttcatgccacttaggtttcaaggatgaaaggtttgaacatgggcaatcatttcctagagatagtaatggtaatttttctgttggcaggcagaattagaacatgaaatttatggatgctacctctgctgctcaagcagcggctaagtttgcagaacatgcaagcctagctgccagaggtgttgtagaactttagaggcaatattgtgatgatggtggtggttcatgccacttaggtttcaaggatgaaaggtttgaacatgggcaatcatttcctagagatagtaatggtaatttttctgttggcaggcagaattggaacatgaaatttatggatgctacctctgctgctcaagcagcggctgagtttgcagaatatgcaagcctagattccagagctgttgtagaactttcaaggcaatattgtgatgatgatagtggttcatggcacttaggtttcaaggatgaaaggttggaacatgggcaatcatttcctggagatagtaatggtaatttttctgttggcaggcagaattggaacatgaaatttatggatgctacctctgctgctcaagcagcggctaagtttgcagaacatgcaagcctagctgccagaggtgttgtagaactttagaggcaatattgtgatgatggtggtcgttcatgccacttaggtttcaaggatgaaaggtttgaacatgggcaatcatttcctagagatagtaatggtaatttttctgttggcaggcagaattggaacatgaaatttatggatgctacctctgctgctcaagcagcggctgagtttgcagaatatgcaagcctagattccagagctgttgtagaactttcaaggcaatatttttttgatgatggtggttcatgccacttaggtttcaaggatgaaaggtttgaacatgggcaatcatttcctagatatagtaatggtaatttttctgttggcatgcagaattggaacatgaaatttaaggatgctacctctgctgctcaagcagcggctgagtttgtagaacatgcaagcccagctgccagagttgttgtagaactttcaaggcaatattgtgttgatgatggttgttcatgccacttaggtttcaaggatgaaaggttggaacataggcaatcatttcctagagatggtaatggtaatttttctattggcaggcgaaattggaacatgaaatttaaggatgctacctctgctgctcaagcagcggctgaatttgcataatattcaagcctagctgccagagttattatagaactttcaaggcaatattgagttgatgatggtggttcatgccacttaggtttcaaggatgaaaggtttgaacatgggcaatcatttctgggagatggtaatggtaatttttctattggcaggcagaattggaacatgaaatttatggatgctacctatgctgctcaagcagcggctgagtttgcagaatatgcaagcctagatgctagagctgttgtagaactttcaaggcaatattgtgatgatgatggtggttcatgccacttaggtttcaaggatgaaaggttggaatatgggcaatcatttcctggagatggtaatggtaattgttctgttggcaggtgttgcgaccaaacacactcacgcaagtatacgcggtcgtcaagtaataaagtgactcaaagtcggatgtcgaacccacgaggacttatgattagctattaactaaattagcctatcttaattatctaaataagaattaaatctaaaaatattttattctaactaattaaataagaaaaatataaataataaactttgaacagaggaagagcagattttaatgatatcaatgtaatgaaaacgatctagggttatggtctatctaacaatcctattgtattcttcaattgaattgaccgactaatttatctagcttattggttgacagggttaatattgctcataagaatctgtcgagttcttactcgcctattcaagctaacctaacgcctatatgtctatggagttagaatcaacaagaacgcatttataattcctgtaaatcaaccaagcaaggtaattaggtatatgtctatcctaaccacgaatccgttccccgatgcccgagttcaagaacttgccctactcaatcctatatgcaatatagaattcccactttcgagttcaattctagattcgtagataatattcaattggtgatcaagcaattaaataattaagcgcaagattgaataaataaactaatatgataaatcaagaagtcaaaatcaatatccgaataacaatagtcatgaaagaaccacaaccctagaacgtgaagtttagctccacatagacatggtagccaaacaacaaatcatacaaagaaacataaaaattactaagtttggtgggagaaagatgaaacttgatgaattccggccttcaaAGCTTTTTCCTGGtttttttcctcttcccaatctgttagataacctaaaagaggcgtttttagcttatatattgcgtacaaaagtcgtgggccaaagctctcccattcctagtccaattcggcttcagggattgatgctaaggtggatgcgacgcatccaccttgtcctccatttcaatttttgcctgcgaaggcggatgcgacgcatccaccttgtcctctatttctcagcttcgcatgcgatggtggacgcgacgcatccagcttcacttctacttcccagtttcgcatgcgatggcggacgcgatggcacaacttcactgctaaggttgcatgcaggatgatgttttcctaggttggatgcgacgcatccaacccttcttcctctagctaaaccaccttttcttcatattttgcactccgaacaccttaaatcgtcacacataacttaattagtcatcaaaccaataattacaccatgttgggtgttttaaagattaaataacatcaaaaagtggttaaagcatgggtaaagtaacattaacacatatcgaaatatgccaaacatcactaccccacacttaaacctttgttcgtcctcgaacaaaccatcatatagtagacgaaacaaaattaaactcttatcgttcaaagcacactgcacctatgaccgtggttatttgctacaattaggctctagactatgcatcaacacacttcccttttcttatgcccttctttaaacatattcgaacaaagacaacatgctcacaacaatcctaacctcaaaaaccgactcaatgtcacaatgcactcatggcttgaacaaccaacatcatagagaagtctaataacgttacctatccctcgtgaaaccatgtgccctcacaacaaaagcaaagagagtagaatcaatccacacattcgaatctcatgctcacaaagaaaatcgctcactctcacaaaaagaagtcgcatgcatgcagttggtaccataggcttgcccttaatgtaaatctctactaatgtaagctcgctcgatctaaaatcaattaggacttttttcatggttgtaatgtgggctaagggacgggtaggatatattttaggaatagtgactcaacttcctaagcactttaatacatcacaaaattactttaagcgcaaattcttcaacaccacttcaatttcacaaataatatcaccccaacaatattttctctttctttaagcactactttaattcatacccactagcaagaataagacaacaatttattcctctatatttttctttctttttttttttttttttttctttttttttttttcgctagtggcgtattattttacaaaataagtgcacccttctttctttcattggttccactcaaaagtcaccccacacttagtcccttcttacttcttttagcgctcatctaacaattaaagtgctttaagaggtaaaaggatcaaaacaatgtcaattaagaataaaaagggtataggcttgtaatgtgggtaccaaataaaaggtctacaggctcaaaagggttaactagggatagattttatttgtgataagcaataagctcaaaaagatcaaagaaagcctaaaatcatttttcaaaccgagcatcacctaaaatttcgcttcaactcacataccgggcaagttctagacacaagtacattacatggactacacaaaaacctcaccacacatggcacatgactcgctaaggacggtcacattccgactctcaaacaatgcaagtattcacggagcaacgagatattaagcattaaacgcaaagtgaacacaagtcaagaaaaatgagaaataggctgcaacaaaacatgctatccgttttaacaaggcatcatcaataatttcagagtgagaagggaagatattacatatgtaaaagcttaaatatgccagtatcaaccaagtcaaggtcacctaggttcatcattcttcctccttttattccctacattcctactctactctaaaaagaaaacaaaattacccggttcaaactacatcccatggaaaagaaccgaggcacaaagaaaaaccacaggggattattactatctacaaagatacttttttttttttttttataaataaactaatagataaactgatagttactccatatagatgaatttactgctattttatgccattaatccagtgaatatattagtacattcatccatacatcaaacataaatcacccccaccccacacttaggattgtgcgttgtccccaacgcacacaaacaaggtaaagtagggtgagaaggactccctgaagtcaaggtggaggagcatctgcatccatagcattcctatcatcaacaactggtgctgattctgtatcaggtgttacagcgacctcaataggcctgttgagtggagcctcggtgactatgggaggaacaggagtggatggtccggcagtggatgatgcaatcagctgggagatgtctgtacctgcacattgaaccagagctctgaggagtaatgatatctccttcatcatcgtggcctgctcggtctgaactcggcttagatccgcacgagtctgtctcaactcatccctggtggcactcaactcgacacgagtcgctatcagctcagccctgttctcttgcatatctgcttgcatatgctcaaataattgttggacggtgagcttagaagaccttcccttgttcggctctagaacatgagtgacatcatatggtcctggagctttagcctcaatgtcatcattctccttgtcccatagtactcccctctctgttaaaaaagccgttagggtattagcaaagaacagcctccacttgtaattcatcctggttcgctgcatttgatcatgcatgatggctccgaagttgagtggtatcccctctaataaagcatataatacgagtgcgcggtaacgagggacatcagttttatgttggcatggcagcagtcggttacaaatgaaatttagagccacacgtgctaacgcactcatgaattcctttgctatagagtggtactccatactcccatgcttccattctgcatccttcctggtagggcataggacagacttaatgtgtgcataatctggtgttttgcatatggcgtcaaacctgtcagtgagtgtgtgtggcacccttaagaagttattcagagcttcagctgacacattaatatctatccctcttactcgcacaatgtttccccgtgcgtgacgccaattggcgtagagctctctaacaatggtgaggttggctttgccatgacctttcagaatgggtccccatttttgcacctctcgaattgactggagaaactctgagtactttgtcttaagtggtccgatgtttatcggcttttccggaatgtacttctttgaaaccaatatcttcttataggctcggaatgccttctcattaacaaagtatttctcccaatcaactcggtctatgggttcaccttcgtcttcatcactcatgttgatctgtaggtggtcattgtccgaatcggaatcggattcagattctgtagtaatcttctccttccctttatcagttggagcactcattctcgaagcttttctttggtatgtcacaggctctcgtatctctattcctttgcttggtgtaatacccttcttcactgtcctccggaccaatgtttcctcctcctcttgctctgaatcatcacttaactgcctaggcagcagttccatttccttctccgtccgcttcctctttttctgtggatttggaccgcccgctgcccttccggtaggctttttgggcggttgtttgttaccatctttgtcttgttgcttggatggtttactcgctgctgtcattttacgaatctaagtacctgcaatgcaaagaattcaacaattagcagatgaaacagcgaagttcagcctGAAAGCAATTGCgacagcttgcagacttcaatttatttgtaaagtcatgccattcactcttcatggaattgtagctcatgactttcagcaagtatgtgataactttcttcaaaaactcaatttcacatagcccctcactcgaccccacacttattctcaagcatacaccaatgttgctcggttactcagacttcaccgacgcctaaatttttctcagggacaattcgtcgaacatgtggtatgcaacaagtgtgcctagttcattctatcagttgagcagtgcaactaccctcccaaagttggacgagatgaagggaattatagtttatcatctctcaaccattacaactaccaagaacgacagccctaaaaatcttgaaattgcaaaacctacttgttgctaccattgaaggagggaggagagacgaatttggagagaagccaacggaagaacgaagaggatgatgcgtacctgtcgcgtttgatcTTATTGCGATACAATTTcgatgagagaattctgttctgcgttcgtaggcgtcgccaaaacgagacgagtggatgcgtcgcaagaaacgtttttgttcgaataggttatcttaagatgtgttaaaatatatattacttacctgtgcgtgcgagctttgacgcgacgcatccccttgtcttccttcaaaaattttcggacgcgatacgggcgcgataggcagacttcactgccttgagcaattggcccgtcaatttttttgctgagggggacgcgacgcatccgcctcgttttccttcaaaaaattttcggacgcgatacgggcgcgataggcagacttcactgccttgagcaattggcccgtcaattttttttttgctgagggggacgcgacgcatccgcctcgttttcttgaataaaatctatgtcctacgaaaagaaaggagagaaaaaaaaaaaaaaaaaaaaaaaactaactaacttgggtggcctcccaagaagcgcctgatttaacgtcgcggcacgacgcaacatgttcttcatgcctccactaagtccattgtggtcttgtgacgtgcaatgtcaccaccccaatagtgttttactctttggccatttaccaagaatgtcgtattggaccccttttcacacaattctatcgcaccatgaggtttcacactaaccacttcaaacggacccgaccatcgagatttaagctttcctggaaaaagctttagccttgaattaaacagtagaatttgttgacctggttcaaactcacgatgttggatatgcttatcatgccatctttttgtcttctctttatacaatttggcattttcatacgcatgcaatcgaaactcatcaagctcgtcgagttgtagcaatctcttttcaccggccaagt contains:
- the LOC138903931 gene encoding uncharacterized protein — encoded protein: MTAASKPSKQQDKDGNKQPPKKPTGRAAGGPNPQKKRKRTEKEMELLPRQLSDDSEQEEEETLVRRTVKKGITPSKGIEIREPVTYQRKASRMSAPTDKGKEKITTESESDSDSDNDHLQINMSDEDEGEPIDRVDWEKYFVNEKAFRAYKKILVSKKYIPEKPINIGPLKTKYSEFLQSIREVQKWGPILKGHGKANLTIVRELYANWRHARGNIVRVRGIDINVSAEALNNFLRVPHTLTDRFDAICKTPDYAHIKSVLCPTRKDAEWKHGSMEYHSIAKEFMSALARVALNFICNRLLPCQHKTDVPRYRALVLYALLEGIPLNFGAIMHDQMQRTRMNYKWRLFFANTLTAFLTERGVLWDKENDDIEAKAPGPYDVTHVLEPNKGRSSKLTVQQLFEHMQADMQENRAELIATRVELSATRDELRQTRADLSRVQTEQATMMKEISLLLRALVQCAGTDISQLIASSTAGPSTPVPPIVTEAPLNRPIEVAVTPDTESAPVVDDRNAMDADAPPP